One genomic window of Halogeometricum sp. S3BR5-2 includes the following:
- the tbsP gene encoding transcriptional regulator TbsP produces the protein MTISSNMLTEGVESILRTVLDSGTGEVLVVDPTSDVIDTLVTVASEHDGDLPEMRLVADESTLKEVMDDFIVASNAADLVDEGSLSMRTSGDRAENALLVTDEAVVSLVTAGDHVAGLVTTDEEFVEAARGTYTTMWEEAPEYKLRTPPITQVRASLETEISPDARTDFDAVLSSLQTARGDGDGLDEVTISLLVAAKNEVLLYDISKWGEDVGIASKATFSRTKTKLEEMGLIATEKVPIDVGRPRLRLKLGEDRLVNSDPDQLAGVAQSLLT, from the coding sequence ATGACCATCAGCTCGAACATGCTCACAGAGGGGGTCGAGAGCATCCTTCGGACGGTTCTCGACTCGGGCACGGGCGAGGTGCTAGTGGTGGATCCGACGTCGGACGTCATCGACACGCTGGTTACCGTCGCCTCCGAACACGACGGCGACCTTCCGGAGATGCGACTCGTCGCCGACGAATCGACCCTGAAGGAGGTCATGGACGACTTCATCGTCGCGAGCAACGCGGCGGACCTCGTCGACGAGGGGTCGCTGTCGATGCGGACCTCCGGCGACAGAGCGGAGAACGCCCTCCTCGTCACCGACGAGGCCGTCGTCTCGCTGGTCACCGCCGGCGACCACGTCGCCGGCCTGGTGACGACCGACGAGGAGTTCGTCGAGGCCGCCCGCGGCACCTACACCACGATGTGGGAGGAGGCCCCGGAGTACAAACTCCGGACCCCGCCCATCACGCAGGTGCGCGCCAGCCTCGAAACGGAGATCAGCCCCGACGCCCGGACGGACTTCGACGCCGTCCTCTCGTCGCTGCAGACGGCGCGCGGCGACGGCGACGGCCTCGACGAGGTGACCATCAGCCTCCTCGTCGCCGCGAAGAACGAGGTGCTGCTCTACGACATCTCGAAGTGGGGCGAGGACGTCGGCATCGCCTCGAAGGCGACGTTCTCCCGCACGAAGACCAAACTCGAAGAGATGGGCCTCATCGCCACGGAGAAGGTGCCCATCGACGTGGGTCGACCCCGCCTCCGCCTCAAACTCGGCGAGGACCGACTCGTCAACTCCGACCCCGACCAACTCGCGGGCGTCGCACAGAGCCTCCTGACGTAG
- the glyA gene encoding serine hydroxymethyltransferase, which translates to MDHSHVRGVDPAVADALEGEAERQRNTLAMIASENHVSEAVMQAQGSVLTNKYAEGYPGSRYYAGCEYADEVEELAVDRAKELWGAEHVNVQPHSGTQANMGVYLAMLDPGDKILSLELSHGGHLSHGHPANFTGQTYEVEQYHVDPDTGYIDYDALADQAEEFEPDIIVSGYSAYPRVVEWETIQDVADDVGAYHLADIAHITGLVAAGVHPSPVGVADFVTGSTHKTIRAGRGGIIMTTEEHADAVDKAVFPGAQGGPLMHNIAGKAVGFKEALEPEFEEYAERTVANARALAETFEDEGIEVVSGGTDNHLVLADLRPSHPDTTGKDVEAALEEAGIVLNANTVPGETRSAFNPSGIRAGTAGLTTRAFDEDAVREVGELIARVVDDHDDEETVDAVSDRVRELCEEHPLYP; encoded by the coding sequence ATGGACCACAGCCACGTCCGCGGCGTCGACCCCGCGGTCGCCGACGCGTTGGAGGGCGAAGCGGAACGACAGCGAAACACGCTGGCCATGATCGCCAGCGAGAACCACGTGAGCGAAGCGGTGATGCAGGCGCAGGGGAGCGTCCTCACGAACAAGTACGCCGAGGGCTACCCCGGCTCTCGCTACTACGCGGGCTGTGAGTACGCCGACGAGGTGGAGGAACTCGCCGTCGACCGCGCGAAGGAACTGTGGGGCGCAGAGCACGTCAACGTCCAACCGCACTCGGGCACGCAGGCCAACATGGGGGTCTACCTCGCGATGCTCGACCCCGGCGACAAGATACTCTCGCTCGAACTCAGCCACGGCGGCCACCTGAGCCACGGCCACCCGGCGAACTTCACGGGGCAGACCTACGAAGTCGAGCAGTACCACGTCGACCCCGACACCGGCTACATCGACTACGACGCTCTCGCGGACCAGGCCGAGGAGTTCGAACCGGACATCATCGTCTCGGGCTACTCCGCGTACCCGCGCGTCGTCGAGTGGGAGACCATTCAGGACGTCGCCGACGACGTCGGTGCCTACCACCTCGCGGACATCGCCCACATCACCGGACTCGTCGCCGCGGGCGTCCACCCCTCGCCGGTCGGCGTCGCCGACTTCGTGACGGGGTCGACGCACAAGACCATCCGCGCGGGTCGCGGCGGCATCATCATGACCACGGAGGAGCACGCCGACGCCGTCGACAAGGCCGTCTTCCCCGGCGCGCAGGGCGGTCCCCTCATGCACAACATCGCCGGCAAGGCGGTCGGATTCAAGGAGGCCTTGGAGCCCGAGTTCGAGGAGTACGCCGAGCGCACCGTCGCGAACGCGCGGGCCCTCGCGGAGACGTTCGAGGACGAGGGCATCGAAGTCGTCTCCGGCGGCACCGACAACCACCTCGTCCTCGCCGACCTGCGTCCCTCGCACCCCGACACGACGGGGAAGGACGTCGAGGCCGCCCTCGAAGAGGCGGGCATCGTCCTCAACGCCAACACCGTCCCCGGCGAGACGCGGTCGGCGTTCAACCCCAGCGGTATCCGCGCGGGCACGGCCGGTCTGACCACGCGCGCGTTCGACGAGGACGCCGTCCGCGAGGTGGGCGAACTCATTGCCCGCGTCGTCGACGACCACGACGACGAGGAGACGGTCGACGCCGTCTCCGACCGCGTGCGGGAACTCTGCGAGGAGCACCCCCTGTACCCCTGA
- a CDS encoding bifunctional methylenetetrahydrofolate dehydrogenase/methenyltetrahydrofolate cyclohydrolase → MTEIIDGDAVAAEVRTGLADAMDALADAGATPCLATVLMSNDPASETYVSMKHSDCEEVGIEARDYEIDPEAPADELYATIDELNADPSVHGILVQMPLPGHVDEREVLRRVDPAKDVDGFHPENVGRLVAGHPRYKPCTPHGIQKLLASADVETEGADAVVVGRSNIVGKPMANLLLQKSETGNATVTVCHSRTEDLAAKTRAADIVVAAAGVPEMIDGEMLSEGCTVIDVGINRVEADTEKGYELVGDVEYESAKEKAGAITPVPGGVGPMTRAMLLWNTVKAAGDAEGVAVDLP, encoded by the coding sequence ATGACGGAGATAATCGACGGCGACGCAGTCGCCGCCGAGGTGCGAACCGGTCTCGCCGACGCGATGGACGCCCTCGCCGACGCGGGCGCGACGCCCTGTCTCGCAACCGTCCTGATGAGTAACGACCCCGCCAGCGAGACGTACGTCTCGATGAAACACTCGGACTGCGAGGAGGTGGGCATCGAGGCGCGTGACTACGAGATAGACCCCGAGGCGCCCGCCGACGAACTGTACGCCACCATCGACGAACTGAACGCCGACCCGTCGGTCCACGGCATCCTCGTGCAGATGCCCCTCCCGGGCCACGTCGACGAGCGAGAGGTGCTCCGGCGCGTCGACCCCGCCAAGGACGTCGACGGCTTCCACCCCGAGAACGTGGGCCGCCTCGTCGCGGGACACCCCCGATACAAGCCCTGCACGCCCCACGGCATCCAGAAGCTCCTCGCCTCGGCGGACGTCGAGACGGAGGGGGCGGACGCCGTCGTCGTCGGCCGGTCGAACATCGTCGGCAAGCCGATGGCGAACCTCCTCCTGCAGAAGTCGGAGACGGGCAACGCGACGGTGACGGTGTGTCACTCCCGCACCGAGGACCTCGCGGCGAAGACGCGCGCCGCGGACATCGTCGTCGCCGCCGCGGGCGTCCCCGAGATGATAGACGGCGAGATGCTCTCGGAAGGCTGTACCGTCATCGACGTCGGTATCAACCGCGTCGAGGCGGACACCGAGAAGGGCTACGAACTCGTCGGCGACGTCGAGTACGAGTCGGCGAAGGAGAAGGCGGGCGCCATCACGCCCGTCCCCGGCGGCGTCGGGCCGATGACGCGCGCGATGCTGCTGTGGAACACGGTGAAGGCGGCGGGCGACGCCGAGGGCGTCGCCGTCGACCTGCCGTAG
- a CDS encoding DUF7385 family protein, translated as MADRFDQHAARHRMKLLRDDGDVTLYENREGVPCPACGDAFDRLLLTERGAHSFDVGENARFCVAREEERLVVCTHR; from the coding sequence ATGGCCGACCGATTCGACCAACACGCCGCCCGCCACCGGATGAAACTGCTCCGCGACGACGGCGACGTGACGCTGTACGAGAACCGCGAGGGCGTCCCCTGTCCGGCCTGCGGCGACGCCTTCGACCGCCTCCTCCTCACCGAACGCGGGGCGCACTCCTTCGACGTGGGCGAGAACGCGCGGTTCTGCGTCGCGCGCGAGGAGGAGCGACTGGTCGTCTGTACGCACCGATAG
- a CDS encoding DUF7117 family protein encodes MEIRGRRRCKSCGHEWSYYDTGEVACPACGSMRSVGVGGRARHTDSAEELDLSAHRAAAEAESIAAVADDLKTDLRSYLRARGFISGGELRDPDDTYLAARELLHAMDVYGRRRDPDEATELYVLSLLNGVERGDRPAPEAVPETMSAARGLAYAESLNAFRRDFSTWLEGESRPEARRTLSTLGEHLKRAEALQGDVPVEHSEALVRAARELAAYAREGDESALANARDRLSRLG; translated from the coding sequence ATGGAGATTCGGGGTCGCCGGCGGTGCAAGTCCTGCGGGCACGAGTGGTCGTACTACGACACGGGCGAAGTCGCCTGCCCGGCCTGCGGCAGCATGCGGAGCGTCGGCGTCGGCGGGCGAGCGCGCCACACCGACAGCGCCGAGGAACTCGACCTCTCCGCGCACCGCGCCGCGGCGGAGGCGGAGTCGATAGCGGCCGTCGCCGACGACCTGAAGACCGACCTGCGGAGCTACCTCCGGGCGCGCGGGTTCATCAGCGGCGGGGAACTCCGCGACCCCGACGACACCTACCTCGCGGCGCGCGAACTGCTGCACGCGATGGACGTGTACGGCCGCCGCCGCGACCCCGACGAGGCGACGGAACTGTACGTGCTCTCGCTCCTGAACGGCGTCGAACGCGGCGACCGGCCGGCGCCCGAGGCGGTCCCCGAAACGATGTCGGCCGCGCGCGGACTCGCCTACGCGGAGTCGCTGAACGCCTTCCGACGCGACTTCTCGACGTGGCTGGAGGGGGAGTCGCGCCCCGAGGCCCGGCGGACGCTCTCGACGCTCGGCGAGCACCTCAAGCGCGCCGAGGCCCTGCAGGGCGACGTGCCCGTCGAGCACTCGGAAGCGCTCGTCCGCGCCGCCCGCGAACTCGCCGCCTACGCCCGGGAGGGCGACGAGTCGGCGCTGGCGAACGCCCGGGACCGACTGTCGCGCCTCGGGTAG